One stretch of Deinococcus aerophilus DNA includes these proteins:
- the gatA gene encoding Asp-tRNA(Asn)/Glu-tRNA(Gln) amidotransferase subunit GatA — protein sequence MSSVPTAASQSATAIVRAVRAGETTPAAALQDALARAEAARGLNALISINEHAGEHAEAVQARLKAGEALPLAGLPVVIKDNLNLTGTRTTCASRMLEHYVSPYTATAVQRLISAGAVVVGKANMDEFAMGSSTESSAFGPTLNPWDLARVPGGTSGGSAAAVAAGITAVSLGSDTGGSVRQPAALCGVYGLKPTYGRVSRYGLVAHASSLDQIGPLARSAADLALLMNVIAGHDPRDATSLDAPPAFAAGTPDDLRGLRVGVITESLDGNTAGVSAVLAGTLDALRGAGATVGEVSLPALKHAIAAYYLISMPEASSNLARYDGMVYGARGAGDDVSSSMIHARESGFGREVQRRIMIGTYALSSGYYDAYYSKATRVRRLIADEFGAAFGDYDVLVTPTSPFPAFRRGEKTSDPLAMYAADVDTVAVNLAGLPALSVPAGFEEVDGRRLPVGIQFIAPALHDELLLRIAGGLEGTGHVRAEAAPGVLG from the coding sequence ATGTCGTCCGTGCCCACCGCTGCTTCCCAGTCCGCCACCGCCATCGTCCGGGCGGTGCGCGCCGGCGAAACCACACCGGCCGCCGCCCTGCAGGACGCCCTGGCCCGCGCCGAGGCGGCCCGGGGCCTGAACGCGCTGATCAGCATCAATGAGCATGCCGGTGAACACGCCGAGGCCGTGCAGGCCCGCCTGAAGGCAGGTGAGGCCCTGCCGCTGGCGGGCCTGCCGGTGGTCATCAAGGACAACCTCAACCTCACCGGCACACGGACCACCTGTGCCAGCCGCATGCTGGAGCACTATGTCAGTCCGTACACCGCCACCGCCGTGCAGCGGCTGATCTCAGCGGGCGCAGTGGTGGTCGGCAAGGCCAACATGGACGAGTTTGCGATGGGCAGCTCCACCGAGAGCAGCGCCTTTGGCCCCACCCTCAATCCCTGGGACCTGGCGCGCGTGCCCGGCGGCACCAGCGGAGGCAGCGCGGCGGCGGTGGCCGCGGGCATCACGGCCGTCAGCCTGGGCAGCGACACCGGCGGCTCGGTGCGTCAGCCGGCGGCGCTGTGCGGCGTGTACGGCCTGAAACCCACCTATGGCCGGGTCAGCCGGTACGGATTGGTCGCCCACGCCAGCAGCCTGGACCAGATTGGCCCGCTGGCCCGCAGCGCCGCCGACCTGGCCCTGCTCATGAACGTGATCGCCGGACACGACCCACGCGACGCGACCAGCCTGGACGCGCCGCCCGCCTTTGCCGCCGGCACGCCCGACGACCTGCGCGGTCTGCGCGTGGGGGTGATCACCGAGAGTCTGGACGGCAACACGGCGGGCGTCAGCGCCGTCCTCGCCGGCACCCTGGACGCCCTGCGCGGCGCGGGAGCAACGGTGGGTGAAGTCAGCCTGCCCGCGCTGAAGCACGCCATCGCCGCGTATTACCTGATCTCCATGCCCGAGGCGAGCAGCAACCTCGCCCGCTACGACGGCATGGTCTACGGCGCACGTGGAGCGGGCGACGACGTGAGCAGCAGCATGATTCACGCCCGCGAAAGTGGGTTCGGACGGGAAGTGCAGCGCCGCATCATGATCGGCACCTACGCCCTGAGCAGCGGCTACTACGACGCCTACTACAGCAAGGCCACCCGGGTGCGCCGGTTGATCGCCGATGAATTTGGCGCCGCCTTTGGCGACTACGACGTGCTGGTCACGCCCACCAGTCCCTTCCCGGCCTTCCGGCGCGGCGAGAAGACCAGCGATCCGCTGGCCATGTACGCCGCCGACGTGGACACCGTGGCGGTCAACCTCGCGGGCCTGCCCGCCCTGAGCGTACCCGCAGGCTTTGAAGAGGTGGACGGGCGGCGGCTGCCCGTGGGAATTCAGTTCATCGCCCCCGCCCTGCACGACGAATTGCTGCTCAGGATCGCCGGTGGGCTGGAAGGCACCGGCCACGTGCGGGCCGAGGCGGCGCCTGGAGTGCTGGGATAA
- a CDS encoding ATP-binding cassette domain-containing protein, which translates to MIEVTHHGKRYGAHQAVQDLSFTVSPGTVSGLLGSNGAGKTTTIRRPTAGTVRVADFDV; encoded by the coding sequence ATGATTGAGGTCACCCACCATGGCAAACGTTACGGTGCCCATCAGGCGGTACAGGACCTCAGTTTCACGGTGTCGCCGGGAACGGTCTCCGGGCTGCTGGGCAGCAACGGGGCAGGGAAGACCACCACCATCCGCCGCCCCACTGCCGGCACCGTGCGTGTGGCGGACTTTGATGTCTGA
- a CDS encoding DUF4388 domain-containing protein: MTKSTASLEHFDFLELLYLLSGQGRSGALWVYRPDGRFQAWLEAGDVVHLQFGEDGGAAALTRLLLDPCGRFHFDEGLTHPTPGPRRNIDELALEALDAMPVQILPFNGPARITSPERVAAMRWSLKEQDILRQIEAHRPVEELAQDPDASRLLLKLHRINLIAPRRSRVARLTVTVTREVRGVVVVDEVIFRRWQEDLARQPQHVAVKAATEQVYTLPVKPASSVVHALLVPTEVMMRTGLRAGDSVLVRPA, encoded by the coding sequence TGATTTCCTGGAACTGCTGTATCTGCTCAGCGGTCAGGGACGCAGCGGCGCGCTGTGGGTCTACCGCCCGGACGGACGCTTTCAGGCCTGGCTGGAAGCGGGAGATGTGGTTCACCTGCAATTCGGCGAGGACGGCGGCGCGGCGGCCCTGACCCGGCTGCTGCTCGACCCGTGCGGCCGTTTTCACTTTGACGAGGGACTGACGCATCCCACCCCTGGACCGCGCCGGAACATTGACGAGCTGGCCCTGGAGGCCCTGGACGCCATGCCCGTTCAGATCCTTCCCTTCAACGGCCCGGCACGCATCACTTCGCCCGAACGCGTGGCGGCGATGCGCTGGAGTCTGAAGGAGCAGGACATCCTGCGCCAGATCGAGGCCCACCGCCCGGTGGAGGAACTGGCGCAGGACCCGGATGCCAGCCGGCTGCTGCTCAAGCTGCACCGGATCAACCTGATTGCTCCCCGGCGCTCCCGGGTGGCCCGCCTGACCGTGACGGTCACGCGCGAAGTCCGCGGCGTGGTCGTGGTGGATGAGGTGATCTTCCGGCGCTGGCAGGAAGATCTGGCCCGCCAGCCCCAGCATGTTGCGGTCAAGGCCGCCACCGAACAGGTCTATACCCTGCCGGTGAAACCCGCATCCAGCGTCGTTCACGCCCTGCTCGTGCCCACCGAAGTGATGATGCGCACGGGCCTGCGTGCCGGAGACAGCGTGCTGGTGCGGCCGGCGTAA